The Pectobacterium sp. A5351 genome contains the following window.
CATAGACCTCCGAATCCCCCTTCGGAGTTTTGTCATGTCAACGCGTCGCTACAGTCAGGAACAACGCCAACAAGCCTTGCTTGCTCGTATTGCACAAGATATCCCCGCCAGCGTGCAACTGGCATTGCGTGAAGATTTAGGTGGCATCGTCGATGCTAATCAAGACATTACCGCGCTTTTGTTACCTGACAACGAGATCGTCAGCGCACGTATTATCACGCGTGAAGCGGGTATATTCTGCGGTGCGCGTTGGCTTGAAGAAGTCTTTTCTCAATTGGGCAACACGACAACGATCGTCTGGCACGTCGCCGATGGCGATGCCATCACCCCCAACCAAACGCTGTGTGACATTACGGGGCCAGCCAAACAGCTTCTGACAGGCGAACGCACGGCGCTGAATTTCCTGCAAACGCTGTCTGGCGTCGCAACGGAAGTCAGCCGCTATGTTGCGGTATTGCAGGGAACGCGCACTCGGCTGCTGGATACACGTAAGACGCTGCCGGGACTGCGCACCGCACTGAAATACGCCGTATCATGCGGCGGCGGCGACAACCATCGGCTCGGCTTATCCGATGCGTTCCTGATCAAGGAAAACCACATCATCGCCGCTGGCTCCATCAAAAATGCAGTAGAAAAAGCACAGTCTCTGCGCGGTGATGTTCCGGTAGAGGTTGAGG
Protein-coding sequences here:
- the nadC gene encoding carboxylating nicotinate-nucleotide diphosphorylase, yielding MSTRRYSQEQRQQALLARIAQDIPASVQLALREDLGGIVDANQDITALLLPDNEIVSARIITREAGIFCGARWLEEVFSQLGNTTTIVWHVADGDAITPNQTLCDITGPAKQLLTGERTALNFLQTLSGVATEVSRYVAVLQGTRTRLLDTRKTLPGLRTALKYAVSCGGGDNHRLGLSDAFLIKENHIIAAGSIKNAVEKAQSLRGDVPVEVEVESLNELQQALEAGTDIIMLDNFSLDNIREAVNITQSRALLEISGNVTLDTLRGYAETGVDYISVGALTKHVQALDLSMRFI